Part of the Sporosarcina sp. FSL K6-2383 genome is shown below.
TCTACCATAATAATTCCTTCACGAACTGATTCAATGAGTGCATTGCGTTCAGTGAATAAATTGGCGATTTCAGCAGGCTCAAGATTGAATAATTCTTTTTTTATATTACGTGCTAGGATGCTCGAACAAATCACTCCGATGAAAATAGCAATAAGGACGATATAGGAAATGTTATCAACATATTGAAAGAAGATTGTAGAATTATTTTCTTCCAAAAATCCGACTGAAATGATGCCGATAATGTCGCCGTTGTTATTGAAAACGGGTGCCTTACCGCGTAAGGCAGCCCCGAGTGTTCCTGTAGCTTCTGAAATATAGGATTCACCAAGAATAAGGGCACGGTCATTGTCATCGCCAACCATCTTTTTTCCAATCCTTTCAACAACAGGGTGCGCATAACGGGTACCTTCTGTGTTGCCGATGACAACATATTCAGCGCCTGTTTGTAGGCGAAGGGCTTCGGCGATTGGTTGTAATGCTTCCGCTGGATTCGTCAGTTCAAATCCAGCCCGAATATCAGGGCGATCCGCAGTTGTTTCTGCAATGCTGAGTGCTCGCAGTCCAATTTGTTGTTTAATGCCTTGGGACATTGTGAAGTAGAACGAAATACCGATTATAATTGCTAGTAAAGAAACGAAAATAGCACCATATAAAAATATACGCATTTGTAAGGAAACGGATTTAATGATGAAAATCACCTCGCTCAAGGTCAGGTATGATGTTTATTGTCAGTTGTTGTGTCATGAAGATAAATCTCTTTATATGTTACACTATTGGAAATTATTAAAATAGGGGGATGTACATGAAACAAAGAATCTTCATTACAAGAAAACTAGATGATGGAGTACTTGCGCCGCTCCGCGAAAAGTTTGATGTACGGATGTGGGAGTCGGAGAGTGAATCAGTACCGCGTGATATTTTATTGCAAGAAGTTGCGGAAGTGGATGCACTTTGGACAGTTTTGGCAGATAACGTCGATCGTGAATTGTTTGAAATGGCGCCGAAGTTGAAAGTCGTTTCAAACTTGGCGGTTGGCCATAACAATATTGATCTTGAGGTAGCGAAGGAACGAGGCATTATCGTGACCAATACGCCAGGTGTGTTGACGGAAACGACAGCGGATTTGACATTTGGACTGCTTTTGGCAACAGCGCGTCGTTTGATGGAGGCAGAAAATGATGTGCGAACGGGCAATTGGACGTCGTGGTCTCCGATGGGTTATACGGGTATGGACGTGGGAGGCGCGACGCTTGGAATTGTTGGTATGGGGCGGATTGGTGAAGCGGTAGCCCGCAGGGCCAAAGGGTTTGATATGCGCATTTTATATCACAATCGGAGTCGGAAAATGGATGCGGAAGTGGAGCATGGTTTTGAATATGTCGAATTGGATGCACTGCTAGGAGAGGCAGATTTTGTTGTGATTCTTGCACCATATACGCCGGAAACAGTTGGAATGATTGGGGCAAGGGAACTTGGGCTCATGAAAAAGACGGCGGTTCTTATTAATGTCGCACGCGGGGCCATTGTCGATGAGGTGGCGCTTTACGATGCCTTGAAAAATGGTGACATTTGGGCAGCAGGTCTTGACGTGTTTACAACGGAGCCTGTACCACAAGATAATCCGTTGTTGATACTACCGAATGTCACGGTGTTACCGCATATTGGTAGTGCGAGTATTACAACGCGTCTTGGGATGATGAAGTTGAATGGGCAGGCGATTATGGATGTGTTGGAAGGGCGAGAGCCGGAGAATCGGGTTGTTTAAAATCAGTAGAAGAATGATATTGAAATAAACGAATAGTAAGTAGACCTGTCACTAGTCGATAAGTTGTTCTCCAAATGTCTATCATTTATACTTGAAGAATAGATTTCGGAATAAAAAGACAATAAGGAGTGTTTAGAAGATGAAGACTGCCGTCGAAACGCTTTTTGTGAATTCATTCATTGATGGAATTTTGGATCCTGCCAAAGAGATGCTTGGTCCTGTGAAGAATGGCGGGCATATTATCGCCAATACTGCGCCAGGTTGTTGGGGACCGATGATTACGCCTTGTATTAAAGGTGGACATGAAGTTACGAAACCTGTTTATGTCGAGGGAGCGGAAGTTGGCGATGCGATTGTTATTAAAATCAAAACAATCGATGTTACGTCTATAGCGACTGCGTCTGGAAATGATCAACCTGTTGAAGGGCGTTTTGTGGGCGATCCGTTTGTGGCGGTGAAGTGCCCGGGATGTGGAACGCTTTATCCAGAAACAGTTATTAAGGGGATTGGTCAGGAAGCAATTCGCTGTGCAACTTGTGATACAGACATTACGCCATTTGTTTTCACAAGTGGCTATACGATTACATTTGATGAATCAGGCGATGTGGGTATTACGGTTTCGAAAGAGGCTGCGGAAAAAATTGCTCACGATGGTCGTCATTATATGCGGACGCCAGAAGCTTCTAAGCAAAATCCAATCGTTACATTTGCACCGCATGATCTCGTTGGAACAGTGGCACGTATGCGCCCGTTTTTAGGGCAGCTTGGTACAACACCGTCCAAGCAATTGCCGGATTCCCATAACGCAGGCGATTTTGGTTCTTTCCTAGTCGGTGCACCACATGATTATGCAGTGACTCAAGAGGAGTTGGACGAACATCGGACAGACGGTCATATGGACATTAGTCGAGTGCGTGCGGGTGCAACACTTATCTGTCCCGTGAAAGTAGCGGGTGGTGGGGTGTATTTGGGAGATATGCACGCGATGCAAGGAGACGGGGAAATTGCCGGCCATACAGCGGATGTTGCAGGCATTGTTCATCTGCAAGTCCATGTTTTAAAAGGTGTCCAGCTGGAAGGTCCGATATTACTGCCGAATGAAGAGGACTTACCTTATACGGCGAAGCCACTTTCCGCAGCAGAGAAACAATCCGCTCTCGCTCTAGCGAAAAAGTGGGGAATGGAAGAAATTGAAGAATCATTGCCATTGTCAATTGTTGGCACAGGATCAACGTTAAATGCAGCCACAGACAACGGTCTGTCACGTGCAGCTAAATTGTTCGGTGTAACTGTTCCGGAAATCATGAATCGTGCTACGATTACGGGCTCAATTGAAATCGGTCGCCATCCAGGTGTCGTCACTGTCACTCTGCAAGTACCCAAGCCATATCTTACGAAAGCGAACTTATATGATGCAGTAGATTCACAATATAAAGAGCGTGCATAGGTGTAGGTAAGGAATAAGAGCGCAGGACGCATGTCCAGCCCAAAGTTTAGATGTTGTTAATTACTGGGAGGGAATGTAGATGAAAGGTTCAGCGGTACCGTATTTAACGTTTTATGGACATGGCAAGGAAGCAGCTGATTTCTATGCGAAGGTGTTTGAGTTGGAACAACGCAATATACAAAAATACGGTGATGCGGACTTCCCTTCACCACCGGAAGCGGCAGATTATCTGTTACATTGCCACTTACAAAAAGGCGAATTCCAAATCATGCTTGCAGAT
Proteins encoded:
- a CDS encoding D-glycerate dehydrogenase; translation: MKQRIFITRKLDDGVLAPLREKFDVRMWESESESVPRDILLQEVAEVDALWTVLADNVDRELFEMAPKLKVVSNLAVGHNNIDLEVAKERGIIVTNTPGVLTETTADLTFGLLLATARRLMEAENDVRTGNWTSWSPMGYTGMDVGGATLGIVGMGRIGEAVARRAKGFDMRILYHNRSRKMDAEVEHGFEYVELDALLGEADFVVILAPYTPETVGMIGARELGLMKKTAVLINVARGAIVDEVALYDALKNGDIWAAGLDVFTTEPVPQDNPLLILPNVTVLPHIGSASITTRLGMMKLNGQAIMDVLEGREPENRVV
- a CDS encoding acetamidase/formamidase family protein — translated: MKTAVETLFVNSFIDGILDPAKEMLGPVKNGGHIIANTAPGCWGPMITPCIKGGHEVTKPVYVEGAEVGDAIVIKIKTIDVTSIATASGNDQPVEGRFVGDPFVAVKCPGCGTLYPETVIKGIGQEAIRCATCDTDITPFVFTSGYTITFDESGDVGITVSKEAAEKIAHDGRHYMRTPEASKQNPIVTFAPHDLVGTVARMRPFLGQLGTTPSKQLPDSHNAGDFGSFLVGAPHDYAVTQEELDEHRTDGHMDISRVRAGATLICPVKVAGGGVYLGDMHAMQGDGEIAGHTADVAGIVHLQVHVLKGVQLEGPILLPNEEDLPYTAKPLSAAEKQSALALAKKWGMEEIEESLPLSIVGTGSTLNAATDNGLSRAAKLFGVTVPEIMNRATITGSIEIGRHPGVVTVTLQVPKPYLTKANLYDAVDSQYKERA